Genomic segment of Betaproteobacteria bacterium:
TTGGGCTCCAGACCCAGATCGAGCACCGGGAAGTCATGTACTTCCTTCTGTCCCGGCGGAATGCGGGGATTGTCACTCGCCCTGGACGGCTTCGCGCCGCGTTTGGCCAGGGCAATCTTGGCTTCCATCATCTTCACCCAGTTCGGCATTTTTCTATCCCTAACTCTAAATCTCTTTTACCGCAAAGGCGCAAAGACGCAAAGGAAACGCAAAGAAAACCAATGCCATTTATTCGCAAGAAACATTGGGCGCTACGAACTGTCGAGAAACTGTAACTGCGTCGCGCACGTGGTTCGTCCGAGTAATGTCCTGCCCTCCTTTGCGTTTCCTTTGCGTCTTTGCGCCTTTGCGGTGAAGGTTTTGAACTTCAAACTGCTTTGACACGGGACCGACGAAAACTATCCCAGATCAATAGCGCGGCGCCGACTGTTATGCAGGAATCCGCCAGGTTGAATGCCGGCCAGGGGTCGAGCAGCCTGGGGCCGCCAGGCCAGCGCAGCAATACGAAATCCACCACCGCGCCGTATACCGCGCGATCAGTGAGATTGCCCACGGCGCCGCCGAGGACCAGTGCAAGGGAGAAACACAGAAAACGATCCGATCGATGTTTGATCATCATGGTGATGATCAGGACCGAGGCGACCAGCGCGATGACCAGGAAAAAATAACGCTGCCAGCCCGAACCCGATGCAAGGAAACTGAACGCGGCACCGGGGTTGTAGGCCAGCACCAGTGTCACCACCGGCGGTAACACATCGAGGGATTGACCCGGAACCAGCGCGCGCTGGATGACGAATTTCGTGATCTGATCGAGCACCACGAGCAACGCGCTGAAACCAAGCCAGGTGCCCAGGCTACGCATGCACGCGCCGCTCGCCGGCCCCGTAGAGATTTTCCGTGCAGCGGCCGCAGATTTCCGCGTAAGCCGGATCCCGGCCTACATCCGCGCGGTAGTGCCAGCAACGCTCGCACTTCTTGTACTCGCTCGGATGTACGACGATGCCGGCGCTGCCGTGCAGGATTTTTGCCTGCGAGGTGATGAAGACGAAACGCAGATCGTCTCCCAAAGACTTCAGCACATCGAAGCGCTCGCCGTCCGCAAACACCTCCACTTCGGCCTGCAGCGACGAGCCGATCTTTCCGGCCACCCTCAGCGCTTCGAGTTCCTTCTGCACCTCGGAACGCGCCGCGCGGATCTTGTCCCAGCGCTCGCATAGATCTCCTCCGGCGTCCGGAAACTGGTGCCAGGTGTGCAGCAGCACGCTGTCCTTTTCTTTGCGCGTGAATATCGACCAGGCTTCGTCCGCGGTGAACGACAGCACGGGCGCCATCAGCCGCAGCAGGCTGTGCGTGATGTGGTAAAGAACGCTTTGCGCGGAGCGGCGCGCCGTGGAATCCTTCGCCGACGTATAAAGCCGGTCCTTGAGGATGTCCAGATAGAATCCGCCAAGGTCTTCGGAACAGAACGCCTGCAGTTTCTGCACGACGTAGTGGAACTCGAATTCGTCGTAGTCCTTGAGCACCTGCCGTTGCAGCCGCTCCGCCATCTGCAGTGCATAGCGGTCGATCTCGAGCCATTCCGGCACCGGCAATTCATGCGCCGTCGGATCGAAGTCGTCGAGGTTGGCGAGCAGGAAACGCAGAGTGTTGCGGAAGCGCCGGTAGGCTTCGACGACGCGCTTCAGAATTTCGTCGGACAGAGACAATTCGCCGGAATAGTCTGTCGAGGCGATCCACAGGCGCAGGACATCGGCACCGAGCGTATCCATGACTTTCTGCGGTGCGATGACGTTGCCGAGCGATTTCGACATCTTGCGGCCCTGGCCATCGACGACGAAACCGTGCGTCAGCAGCCCTTTGAACGGCGCCTGTCCGTCGATCGCGCAACCGGTCAGCAACGACGACTGGAACCAACCGCGATGCTGGTCGGAACCCTCGAGATACAAATCGGCTGGGTTGGCCAATTCCTCGCGCCGCTGCAGCACCGACACATGGGTCGTGCCGGAATCGAACCAGACGTCCAGCGTATCCGGCACCTTCCGGTAAGTCGCCGCGTCGGAGCCCAGCAACTCGCTAGCATCGAGTGAGAACCAGCCTTCGATGCCCCGCTGTTCCACGCGCTGCGCCACCTGTTCGACCAACTCGTCGGTACGCGGATGCAATTCTCCGGTTTGCCTGTGAACGAAGAACGCCATCGGCGTGCCCCAGTTGCGTTGCCGGGAAACGCACCAGTCGGGCCGATTGGAAATCATCGCCTCCAGCCGTGCCTGCCCCCACGACGGATAAAAAGCCGTCGCTTCAACCGCGGTGGCGGCGATTTGCCGCAAGCTTCGGTCGCTGCCGTGATCCATGCCGATGAACCACTGGCGGGTGGCGCGAAAAATAAGCGGCGACTTGTGACGCCAGCAATGCGGATAGCTGTGCTTGTAGCTTTCGATGCGCAGCAGCCGCTCGTGGTCCTTGAGCGCCTGGATCACGACATCGTTGGCCTGCCACACAGACAGGCCGCCGACCAGCGGGATCTTCTGGAAAAAACGCCCGTCATCATCCACCGGGTTTTCCACCGGCAGTTTGTAGCGCAGGCCGACCGCGAAGTCTTCCACGCCGTGCGCAGGCGCCGTGTGGACCAGGCCGGTGCCGGAATCGAGAGTGACGTGATCGCCAAGCACGACGGGCACGATGCGATCGTAGAAAGGATGCTCGAGTGGCAGGTTCTCGATGTCCGCGCCCTTGAACTCGGCAACGATTTCGCGCTTTTTGATCTGGTAGGCCTCCAGGCATTTTTCCGCGAGATCCTTCGCAAGGATCAAAAACCCTGCGGAGAAGTGCACGAGCACATAATCGAATTCCGGATGCACCGACACGGCCTGGTTGGCCGGCAGCGTCCACGGCGTCGTCGTCCAGATCACGACGAAGACCGGCTCATAGATGTGGGTAAACCGCAGCGCCTTCGCCAAAACCGCGTTGTCGTGCACCCTGAACGCGACATCGATTGCCGGTGAAGTGCGGTCTTCGTATTCCACTTCGGCTTCGGCGAGCGCCGATCGACAGTCGAGACACCAGTGCACCGGCTTTGCGCCCTGGTATAAAAACCCCCTGCGCCTGATGGCATCCAGCGCGCGAATGGTATCGGCCTCGGTCTTGAAATCCATGGTCCGGTAAGGGTTCGTCCAGTCCCCGAGCACGCCCAGGCGGATGAAATCCTTGCGCTGGCGCTCGATCTGCTCGGTCGCGAAATCGCGGCAAAGTTTGCGAAACTGCGCGGCCGGAATATTCTTGCCATGCTTCTTCTCGACCTGGTGCTCGATCGGCAGACCGTGGCAATCCCAGCCGGGCACATAGGGCGAATCGAAGCCGGCCAGCGTTTTCGATTTGACGACGATGTCCTTGAGGATCTTGTTGACCGCGTGACCGATGTGGATGTCGCCGTTGGCGTAAGGCGGCCCATCGTGAAGAATGAACTTCGGCCGTCCTTTGGATACTTCACGGATGCGCTCGTACAATTTATCTTTCTGCCAGTGTTGCACCCAGCCGGGCTCGCGTTTGGCGAGATCGCCGCGCATCGGGAAAGGCGTATCGGGAAGGTTCAGTGTGTTTTTATAGTCAGCCATTCTAAAAAACCCTTAACCGCAAAGGCGCCAAGGCGCAAAGGTAACGCAAAGGAAATCGATCAGAAATTGTTCACAACGCGCTTTATTCCGTGCCGCATTACATCTACTCTGAAATTCAGCAGCATTTCAAGTTTCAGTCCTGTCATCTTCAAGTAAGTCAAAAGCTGGGCAGTATGAATGGGCTCGAGAGCATCTACACACTTCAACTCTAGGATTACCCCTTCATTGACAATCATGTCGACCCTATAGCCTTCCTCTATCCGAAGATCCTTGTACACAACCGGGATAGGCACTTGTCTCCGAGGCTGAAATTTCCGTAGGCCGAGTTCCCAAGCAATGCTTTCTTCATAGGCCGACTCCAATAGTCCGGGCCCCAGAACACGATGTACTTCTATCGCGGCTCCAATCACCTCATTGCTGATGTGATCCAATTCTTCGGGCGTCATTTGAATTCCTTCGCGTCCCCTTTGCGCCTTGGCGCCTTCGCGGTTAAGAAGTAGTCCCTGGCAGCGGCCGCGTCCGTATCCATCTGCGCCACCAGCGCATCGATGCCGGCGAACTTCTGCTCGTCACGCAGCTTCTTCATGAAGCGCACGCCGATGCGCCGCCCGTATATGCGTCCGTCGAAATCGAACAGGTGGACTTCCAGCGTCGGGCGGCCGCGTTCCTTGACGGTGGGACGCACACCGAGACTCGCCAC
This window contains:
- a CDS encoding lipoprotein signal peptidase; translation: MRSLGTWLGFSALLVVLDQITKFVIQRALVPGQSLDVLPPVVTLVLAYNPGAAFSFLASGSGWQRYFFLVIALVASVLIITMMIKHRSDRFLCFSLALVLGGAVGNLTDRAVYGAVVDFVLLRWPGGPRLLDPWPAFNLADSCITVGAALLIWDSFRRSRVKAV
- a CDS encoding GxxExxY protein; its protein translation is MTPEELDHISNEVIGAAIEVHRVLGPGLLESAYEESIAWELGLRKFQPRRQVPIPVVYKDLRIEEGYRVDMIVNEGVILELKCVDALEPIHTAQLLTYLKMTGLKLEMLLNFRVDVMRHGIKRVVNNF
- the ileS gene encoding isoleucine--tRNA ligase codes for the protein MADYKNTLNLPDTPFPMRGDLAKREPGWVQHWQKDKLYERIREVSKGRPKFILHDGPPYANGDIHIGHAVNKILKDIVVKSKTLAGFDSPYVPGWDCHGLPIEHQVEKKHGKNIPAAQFRKLCRDFATEQIERQRKDFIRLGVLGDWTNPYRTMDFKTEADTIRALDAIRRRGFLYQGAKPVHWCLDCRSALAEAEVEYEDRTSPAIDVAFRVHDNAVLAKALRFTHIYEPVFVVIWTTTPWTLPANQAVSVHPEFDYVLVHFSAGFLILAKDLAEKCLEAYQIKKREIVAEFKGADIENLPLEHPFYDRIVPVVLGDHVTLDSGTGLVHTAPAHGVEDFAVGLRYKLPVENPVDDDGRFFQKIPLVGGLSVWQANDVVIQALKDHERLLRIESYKHSYPHCWRHKSPLIFRATRQWFIGMDHGSDRSLRQIAATAVEATAFYPSWGQARLEAMISNRPDWCVSRQRNWGTPMAFFVHRQTGELHPRTDELVEQVAQRVEQRGIEGWFSLDASELLGSDAATYRKVPDTLDVWFDSGTTHVSVLQRREELANPADLYLEGSDQHRGWFQSSLLTGCAIDGQAPFKGLLTHGFVVDGQGRKMSKSLGNVIAPQKVMDTLGADVLRLWIASTDYSGELSLSDEILKRVVEAYRRFRNTLRFLLANLDDFDPTAHELPVPEWLEIDRYALQMAERLQRQVLKDYDEFEFHYVVQKLQAFCSEDLGGFYLDILKDRLYTSAKDSTARRSAQSVLYHITHSLLRLMAPVLSFTADEAWSIFTRKEKDSVLLHTWHQFPDAGGDLCERWDKIRAARSEVQKELEALRVAGKIGSSLQAEVEVFADGERFDVLKSLGDDLRFVFITSQAKILHGSAGIVVHPSEYKKCERCWHYRADVGRDPAYAEICGRCTENLYGAGERRVHA